The Thalassomonas actiniarum genome contains the following window.
CAGCAATTAATTCCCGTCCTGTTGTGCTCAGCTCCAGCAGGGGTAACTGCTTGTCAATATAAGCCCTATCCCCCAAGGCGATGGCGGCCAGTACCGCCAGCTTAACTAAAGCGTGCTCCGAAGCCGCACTATTGGCGCTAAAGGAGGTCACATCCAGGTGCTCATCGGCAATCTCTTGTGCCAGCAGCAGCTGGTTATTATCAAAATACAGTTGCGCCAAACCCAGTCGGGCTGCTGGCGAAGAGAGCTTGATCCCCTGGCGATACCAAAATTTTGCCTGGCGCAGGTGCTTTTGCTCTGCTCCCCCCTGCCGTACTTGTGCCGGCTCTTGTTTCAGGTAATAACGCGCCAGCTCAACGGCAGCGCTACCCCGGGTCTTTGCCAGCTTTTCATTTAGCCTTAACCAGGCCTTTGAGCCATAACGTGCCTGTTTTAATTTAAGCTGCCATGCAGCAGGCAGCTCAGCCTGAGCGGCAAAATCGAGTTGCTTCCGGCTGTATTCTCCTTCAAGCAGCAGGTTGCTCAAATAAGACGGCAAAAAAAATGAGCTTGACGGTACCAGTACCAGCAAGCTCATGATAAGCAATAATCTCACGTATTTACTTCCAGGCGGGTTTAATTGACCGGTGCAGCTTTACCCGCAATTTTCTCACGCATCAATTCCAATTCCAGCTTGGCATACCTGTGTTCAACAAACTCATAAACATTGGTGCTTAACGCCAGTTTAAAATAATTGGCCGCCACATTCGGATGTCCGTGAATTTGACTATATTTCCCCAGGTAAAAATACGCTTCGCATAACCTGTCGGTCAGCTCTTTATTGGATTGGATATTATCGGTTAGCTGGTCGATAAACTGCGACTGGGGCAATTCATCTAAATATAAATAAATGATTTGTTTCGCCCAGGTATCGTCATGGATCAAATCTGCCTTTGCTTTTAAATTCGCCAGCGCTTTTTCCTGGTCAACCTTTTGCTCCGCCAGATACAACCAGATCAAACGGTAGGGATCATTGGTTTGTTTTTGGTGGAAGGTGGCAAAATCATCTTTTGCCAGACCTGGCCGGCCGCCATAATAAAGGGCGATCCCCCGGTTTAAATAGGCATAATCATGCTCCGGCGCCAGGTCCAGGGCAGAATCGAAAGAATCATAGGCCTGGTTAAATTCCTGCAACTGGGTAAAGTGAATACCAAGGAAGTTATAGGCATCCACCAGATCCGGTTTCAAACGCAATGCGCGGTTAAAGTCAAGCCGGGCCAGGGAGCGTAGGCCGACACTGTCGAAGATGACGCCGCGATCATAATACAGCTGCGCTTTCTGCAAATCGGTGATTTCCGCCCGCTGGATCACTTCCGTTAATCGCGCCAAGGCAATTTCACTTTTATAGTTAACCGGCATAGGCTCAGCGATCACTAACTGTCCCATGGTGGCCGATTGTTTGCCTTCATTGCCCAAACTTGTACAGCCCTGGGTGAGAATAATCAGGCTGATGGCAGCTAATTTAAATAACGGCTTCAAAAGAATAATTACCTTAAAATGAATAGATTAACTTGAGTTAATAATTAAAGTATATAAAAAAGGGAGCCATATGGCTCCCTTTTTATGTAATGATTTATCAGTTAATCATTATTCGGCTGCTGGTGCTTCTTCACCGGCCGGCTTTTCAGCGGCTTCTTTGATGCTCAAACGTACGCGGCCCTGACGGTCAACTTCCAGTACCTTAACGGTAACTTCCTGGCCTTCACTCAGGACATCGGAAACATTGTTAACACGCTCTTCAGAGATTTGAGAAATGTGCACTAAGCCATCTTTACCCGGCAGCACGTTAACAAAAGCACCAAAGTCAACGATACGTACCACTTTACCGGTATAGACAGAGCCTACCTCGATTTCTGCCGTTAAGGCATTGATACGGTTGATGGCGTCTTTCGCCTGGTCGCCGTCGGTGGCGGCAATTTTCACGGTACCGTCATCTTCAATCTCGATAGTGGTGCCGGTTTCTTCGGTCAGCTGACGAATGGTCGCGCCGCCTTTACCGATAATATCACGAATTTTATCAACACTGACTTTCATGGTGTGGATACGAGGAGCAAACTCGGAAATCTCTTCCCTGTGGCCGCTGATCGCCTCGTCCATGACACCTAAGATATGTACACGGGCAGCTTTCGCCTGGTTTAAGGCAATTTGCATGATTTCCTGGGTGATACCTTCAATTTTGATATCCATCTGCAACGCAGTAATACCTTCGGTAGTACCGGCTACTTTAAAGTCCATATCACCTAAGTGATCTTCATCACCTAAGATATCGGAAAGTACAACAAAATCGTCGCCTTCTTTAACCAGACCCATAGCAATACCGGCCACAGAAGCTTTGATCGGTACACCGGCATCCATCAGCGCCAATGAAGTACCACAAACAGACGCCATAGAAGATGAACCGTTTGATTCCGTGATTTCAGATACCACACGTACCGCATACGGGAATTCTTCCATGGTCGGCATTACTGCCAACATACCGCGCTTGGCTAAGCGGCCATGGCCAATTTCACGACGCTTAGGCGAACCGACAAAACCGGTTTCACCGACACAGTATGGAGGGAAGTTATAATGCAGCATAAAAGCATCGGTCTTCTCGCCCATCAGGGTATCAAGGCGCTGTGCATCACGCTGGGTACCTAATGTGGCAGTAACCAAAGCCTGAGTTTCACCGCGGGTAAATACCGCAGAGCCATGAGTACGTGGCAGAACACCTGTCATCACGTCTAAGGCACGGATCATTTCCGGATCACGGCCATCGATACGTGGTGAACCTTGGGTGATGCGGCCACGAACAACGGTTTTTTCCAGATCGTGGAACAGGTCTTTCGCTTCCTGTTCATTCAGCTCTTCGTCGGCTGCTTTTAACTGCTCAAGTACCGCATTTCTGATCTCGGCAACACGCGCATAACGCTCGGCTTTTTCAGTGATTTGGTAAGCTTCGTTCACCTGCTCGCTGGCAAGCTCGCCAATTTTGGCGATAAGATCGGCATTTTTCTCAGGCGCAACCCAATCCCAGGCCGCATTACCGACTTCTGCCGCCAACTCATTGATGGCGTTAATGGCCGTTTGCATTTGCTCATGACCGTAGACCACGGCGCCAAGCATCACTTCTTCAGATAATACGTCTGCTTCAGATTCAACCATTAATACCGCAGATTCGGTACCTGAAACCACTAAGTCCAGTTGGCTGTCTGCCAGCTCAGATTGCAACGGGTTAAGCAGGTATTTACCATCGCTATAACCAACACGCGCAGCACCAACAGGGCCAGCAAAAGGCATACCTGAAATAGCCAGGGCAGCAGAGGTACCCAGTAATGAGATGATGTCAGGAGAGATTTCCGGGTTAGCAGAAACCACCGTGATGATCACCTGCACTTCATTGGTAAACCCTTCAGGGAATAACGGACGGATCGGACGGTCAATCAAACGGGCGATCAGGGTTTCTTCTTCAGAAGGACGGCCTTCGCGCTTGAAAAAACCACCCGGGATTTTACCGGCGGCGTAAGTTCTTTCCTGGTAGTTTACCGTTAACGGGAAAAAGTCCTGGCCTTCAACCGCTTCTTTTTTACCCACAACAGAAACCAGTACGCTGGTATCGTCCATGCTAGCCATAACGGCAGCAGTTGCCTGACGGGCAATGGCGCCCGTTTCCAGAGTTACGGTATGCTGACCGAACTCAAATGTTTTAGTAATCGGAGTCACTATAAGTTTTCCTTATTTTTTCGGATATTACCCAATCTGTACAATTATTTATTCACTCAAAGAGTAGAACAAAAAATTATACAGTTTGGATGAGTCATTAAATTCAGGCGAAATATACAATTTCGCAGGCACATTATACTGACAACTCCCCGTTTTACTAGCGATTCATGGCATTTATCCTCTTTTGTTTTTATATCACCGGCGATTGCTCAAAATTGTCTTTAGTCCTGGCTACAAATGAACGTTCCGATGGTCAAATAAGTGCCGAATTTCAATATCACGGCAAATAAGCCCCCTGTTTTAAAGGCAAAAAAAACGGCCCCGAAGGACCGTTTTATTAAGCTTGCTTGCTACCTTTCAAATTAGAAAGTGTAGTTAGCGCTCATGTAGAAAGTACGACCGTATACGTCAACATAACGCGGATCGTAACCTACCTGGTGACCAGCACCACCGGTACGCAGTGATAATGGTGGTTGCTTATCAAACACGTTGTTGATACCAACAGAGAAATCTAAGTTGTCATTGTAGTAGTACTTAGTAACCCAGTCAGCTTTCATGTAAGAAGAAACATAAAGCTGGATATCAGGTGCAACTGTGTTGATGTCATCACCCATACGTACAGCACCGCCTGTGGCTAGTGCATCTTCATAACCACTTCTGTAGTTAAGGTTTAAGGTATGAGCAAAATCACCGTGAGTTAAAGTATTGCTTAAACGGGCAACCGTTCTGAATACAACTTCTTCATCGATACCGAAACGACCTAAGCTGCTGTCCCAAATGGCTTCTTCACCGGTAGAACCACCAGTACCAACACGCAGGCTCTTACTTTCGATTACGTAAGTACCGGCAAATGAAGTTTTCAAAGTACCGAATGATAATTCATTGGTTAACTCTAAAGCCCAGTCAATACCGCTGTTTTTAGAAACACCGATGTTAGACGCTGCCTGGATAATAGCTAAATCTTCAGTACCTTCACCATTGGTTTTGGTAGTGAATAAGTGCGCATAAGTTACCGGGTCGTTGAAGATTTGCGGCTGAGTTAAACGCTCAACTTTATCTTTCAACTCAACATTCCAGTAATCAAGAGCGAAGCTGAATTCGTTGCTTGGAGCATAAACAAAACCGGCTGACATTTGCTCTGAAGTTTCAGGTTTCAGGTCGGCATTACCTTCACGCCATACTTCGTATTGAGTCGGCTCAGGCTTACATAAAGCAGCCAGGTTACCGGCTAAACCTTGAGGACAAAGGTAAGTATCTGAAGTTACACCGAAGTCTTCACGTGGAGAAGCAATTTGCTTCATGGTAGCAGCTTTAAAACCAGTACCGATTGATGCACGTACTAACCAGTCATCATTTGGACGGTAAGCAGCACTGATCTTATAAGTGGTATCATCAACGTCTTTGTTTACTGTCTTGCTGGTACCTTCTTCGGCCATATCATTGGTAATTTTACCAACGTTATCGTAACGAACCGCGGCAGTTACTTCGAAGTTATCGAATACCGGGATAACAGCTTCAACAAACATACCGTAAGTTTCACGAGACAGGTCATACTCGTCAGATGCACCATCTAAGAAGATGATTTCGTTAGTGTTGGCATCAGCATTGGTTGCCTTGTACTCAACTTCACGGTAGTCACCACCGACACCAACATACATGTCACCGGCAGGAAGTTCCATTACCGCTGTAGATGCTTGACCTTCTAATGAGATACTGCTGGTTTCAGTACGATCCCAAGGACCACTGTACATAGTATCTTTAACGGCTTGATTTTGCTCGTCAGTCAGATCTTCAAAGGTACCAAATACGTTTACTGTACCGGCTGCTAACAACTCTCTGAATTCTGTATCTAAAGGATAACCAGTTAAACGGTCTGTTTTACGGTCTGCTTCAGAGAACGTCAGTGAAACATCAAAAGCGATATCGTTAATATCACCCTTAAGGCCCATTACCGCGTGGTGAGTAGTCGTTTCGATAGAATCGGTACGGTTACCGCCCGGTAGTGTACGCCATCTGGCTGTCAGGTTATCAAGTTCGCCATAAGTGCGGCCATCGGCAAGGTTGGCATTGTCCAGCTCAGGGATATGAGGAATTACTTCATTTTGCGCCAGAGAACCGTCCATATCTAAACCGAATTCCAGTGAAGGATACGGCGCGATACGAGTGATCATATCGAATTTAGACCAAGAATAGTTGGCATAGGCTTGCAGGTCGTCGCTGATTTCTAACTTACCTTGAAGGAATAAGTTATCACGCTCATATTCTGGGGCAATTTCTAAAGTGCTGGTGTAATCGAATACACAAGTAGTACCGCTTGGTGCACTGTTTGGACCACATTCACCGTTTTGCTCACGGTATGGGTTAAAAGAAACAGTAGCAAGATCTAACTGATCAGTATAACCACCGGTCCAATCACCGTTTTCGTCATACTCTTTCTGGTAAACCAGGTTACCGTCGGCATCAAATTGCTGGTAATGCGCATAGGCGTTACCTGGACCGGCATTGGCAGACCCCTGAACTAAAGTGTAATCTTCACCGTTGTGGCTAAAATCAAGAATACCCGTGTTGGCAAAATCACGGTCTTTAGACTTCAGCTGCTCTTTAGAGTCATGGCTATAGGCCATCATTACGTTGAAGCCGTCAGTGCTCAGATCACCATAACCTGTGCTGATTGAGAAGTTGTAGCTTGAGCCGCCTTTTTCTTGAGGACGGTCATAACGTACGCTTACGTTAGTCTCTTGCAGGTCATCTTTCATGATGAAGTTAACAACACCGGCAATAGCGTCTGAACCGTAAAGGGCAGAAGCACCATCCATCAATACTTCAACACGCTCGATAGCGGCTAAAGGAATTTGGTTAAGGTCGATAACACCACCGGAATCGGAAGAAGCCATGCGGCGACCGTTTAATAGTACTAATGTGTATTCATCACCTAAGGCGCGTAAAGAGGCAGATTGAATACCGCCACCGCCGCCACCAACAGAGTCAGCTGCTGTGGTGAAACCTTGCATAGAAGGTAATTGAGCCATCAAATCTGGAACGCTGGTTACACCAGAACGTACGATGTCTTCACTTGAAAGTGTAGTAATAGGAAGTGCGCCTTCCATATCAGTACGTTTGATACTTGAACCGGTTACGGAAATACGCTCTACTTCCTCTTCCTGCTCTGCTGCAACAGCATTAGCGCTAATTGCGGTAGCAGAAACAGCACCGAAGGCCATAGCTAAGCGAATAGACTTGGCTACTTTTGAATTGCTAAACATGTTTTCTCCCTGGATCACTAAATGTGATTTCATAGTTTTATTAATATCAAGACTATTAGCTGTCTTGTTTATTTTATAATTTCAAAGGTCTGAAACCTGAACTGTCGCCAAAGATATTAAACGTAATCCCTTTGCGGGGCAACACTCATTAGCAATAAATGATGAAAAAACTAACATACCGTAACATTTATACACAAATTACGAAACATTTCTTATAGAAAATTACTTCTTATAAATCAATCGATTAACAAGACAAGCACAACTTGTGAATTAATCCAGATGTTATTACAAAATCATTTTTCGAACAAAAAACAAACAACCAATATAAAGCATTTAAATATCAACAAGTTGAAGTGAAAAACAGCCGAGACGTCAACTGTGTATTTTTCGAGCTAAAACATGGCGATTATTGGCCAACAATAAAATGCAACGAAAATGCAACTTAGAAAAAACAGAAGTTAAACATAGAAACAAGCGAGGTGCCCTGCTGTATTGAGACAGATTAGGGAGGCAGCCGTTACCGGACAGGGATTGCCTGTTTTATCGCCGACCGGCCAAGGTTTAATAAATACTTCTCTATGGATAGTTTCACACTATGTTACACTCTCGCTTTAAAATTTTAAGGCTGAGATTAAGGCATAGCAATGGACCCGGTTTTGGATCTGACAATGTGGCTGCTTATATGTGGCGTGGGTTTTGTTGCCGGCTTCATTGATGCAATCGCCGGCGGTGGCGGTATGTTAACCGTGCCTACCCTGTTAACCGCCGGCCTGCCTCCCCATATCGCTTTGGGCACCAATAAACTGGCCTCCACTTTTGGTACCTGTACTGCTTCCCTGACCTTCTACCGGAAAAAACTCTTTGATCCGCTTTTCTGGCGGGTATCCCTGCTCACAACCGCTATCGGCGCGGTGGCAGGTACCGTGATTGTCGGCTTTCTCAGCACCGAATTTCTGGAGAAAATTCTGCCGGTGATCATCATACTGACCGCCGCTTATACCCTCTTTGCCAAAACCATGGTGGAATGCCCCGACAAATTGCCACAAAAATCAAAAAAACTGACAGCCAAGCAAGGCATACAAGGACTGACCTTAGGTTTTTACGATGGTATTGCCGGTCCGGGCACCGGCGCATTCTGGACCGTCAGCTCTTCGGCCCTTTATAGAATCAATATCCTGCTCAGCAGCGGCCTGGCACGGGCAAACAATTTCGTCAGTAATTTATGCTCACTGTTAACCTTTGTGTATTTAGGTTATGTTAATGTACTACTGGGTTTGATGATGGGATTATTTCTTATGCTCGGTGCCTGGGTCGGCGCCCACTCCGCCATCAAACACGGTAATAAATTTATTCGCCCGATATTTATCACGGTAGTGATCCTGATGTCGATAAACCTTGCCTACAACGCCTGGTTCAGCTAGTCCATTAGCTATCCTGGATTTAGCAAGCCTTAAAGATACCCCCTAAAATGCAACAAACAAGTTGAGAGCTGTTATGAATCAAAACGCCATCACCCGGTTATCCGCGGTTATCCAGGCCCTTGCTGAGCAGGCAACAGCAACCGATAAACACAACAGCACCTTGAAATCTCACCGCCTGATAGAAAATAATGCCTTGTTTTCCAATTCACTGTTTTTATCACAAAGCGATAAATATCTGCCTTATGCCCTGGAAATCAACAGGCGAATTTCTGAATTAGAGCGCTTAATGCGCTCCGGCAATAAAATGCTGTTTACCGCCTTGCTTGAAAACATCGAACAGCAAATACAGGCCTTGGTGAACGCCCTTGGTGCCAATGATGCCCTGCATCAAAATGCCAATCTCCGTTTAAATGCCCGGGCAAAGCACTATAAAAAAAGCCGATACCAGCAGGCCGCACAGAAGATGTTGCAACCGAGCCACCAGCTGCATCAAAAGTTAGCCGAACACCATGAATTCGAGCGCAGGTTACTGGCGATGATCACAGACCGGGAGCAGCTCAGGGACAATAGTCACAACCAAAGCCAAAATAACCAGAAGTTAACCGCCGAGGTATTAGCCCTGCACCAGCGACTCGGCCGTTGCCGTCAGGCGATTTCCACCATAGAAAGGGATATTGAATTTGCCGAAAAGCGTCAATAACCCCCTTTAACCCTCTCTTTAACGATCATCGGACCCTTATTCTGATCCAGACACTTCAAGGCAAAAATTCACCGGATAAATTGATATAAGTATTAGCTTTTTACCTTATCTCGGGTTAGGATTTATTGATTATAACCTCAGAAGAAAGGACGTTAATGTGAATATATCTAACGATATTCATAACTACTATGAAAAGCTGGTAGTACAACACTTTACCGCAGGAAAATTTGATGACAAGTATGACGCTGATTTCCTCGCCGATCTAACCTGTATCGTATTAAACCAACTCCCTACCCGCTATATCCGCCATGAAGTAGATATGTCTTTTTATCTGCCGGCTTCTGAGCGTTTTGAAATGGAAAGCAATGTCAAGGCCGCGGTTGCCAAAGCACTGGAGTTTATGAAATCCCAACCGGTCAGCAAATAGCCCCGGTCTCCCTAAAGCGCATCCCCGACAAGGCCGAGAGGGCCCCATCGATACTGACGGCCCGCCCGGGCTATATGGCCATTAAAAGTAAACTTCCCCGTTGATACGGGGAAATGCCTTATTCGAATTCGGAGATAAGAAAGAGTTTTGCCAGGAAGTTTTTCATCTGTTGTTCTGAGTTGGTAAACTGCACCCCGACATTAACTTTCCCCCGCTCATAACGGCTGTTACGCACTCGTGCCGGTATTTTAGTAATGCCGTCGAGGGATGACTGGATATAGATAAAAATATCCCGCTGGTTCACTTTAATTGCGCTGTTATCACTTAAAAAGGTAAAAGAGCAGCCCTGAGGGGAGATGTCGGCGATAATACCTTCTATTCGAGTGCCGGTCGCCCCCCCTTTATCATCCGGCACAATCGTGGCGGGAATATTGGTGGCATAACGCTGGTGTAACCTTAAATCCCGGTTCTCGATGCTTTTGGGATAATCAAGAATTAAAAATTTCTCCGGGAACATGCTGATATTGCGGATCGTCGTGCGAAAGGCAAAACACTGGCCTTTACTGCCTTCTAAAATATAACGGACGATCACGACATTGCCTTCAACCAGGACATCGCGATAACTCGCCTGATCTCCCGGGTGCTTGAGAATAATATATTTCCCCATCTCATAACCGATCAACT
Protein-coding sequences here:
- the nlpI gene encoding lipoprotein NlpI translates to MKPLFKLAAISLIILTQGCTSLGNEGKQSATMGQLVIAEPMPVNYKSEIALARLTEVIQRAEITDLQKAQLYYDRGVIFDSVGLRSLARLDFNRALRLKPDLVDAYNFLGIHFTQLQEFNQAYDSFDSALDLAPEHDYAYLNRGIALYYGGRPGLAKDDFATFHQKQTNDPYRLIWLYLAEQKVDQEKALANLKAKADLIHDDTWAKQIIYLYLDELPQSQFIDQLTDNIQSNKELTDRLCEAYFYLGKYSQIHGHPNVAANYFKLALSTNVYEFVEHRYAKLELELMREKIAGKAAPVN
- the pnp gene encoding polyribonucleotide nucleotidyltransferase; protein product: MTPITKTFEFGQHTVTLETGAIARQATAAVMASMDDTSVLVSVVGKKEAVEGQDFFPLTVNYQERTYAAGKIPGGFFKREGRPSEEETLIARLIDRPIRPLFPEGFTNEVQVIITVVSANPEISPDIISLLGTSAALAISGMPFAGPVGAARVGYSDGKYLLNPLQSELADSQLDLVVSGTESAVLMVESEADVLSEEVMLGAVVYGHEQMQTAINAINELAAEVGNAAWDWVAPEKNADLIAKIGELASEQVNEAYQITEKAERYARVAEIRNAVLEQLKAADEELNEQEAKDLFHDLEKTVVRGRITQGSPRIDGRDPEMIRALDVMTGVLPRTHGSAVFTRGETQALVTATLGTQRDAQRLDTLMGEKTDAFMLHYNFPPYCVGETGFVGSPKRREIGHGRLAKRGMLAVMPTMEEFPYAVRVVSEITESNGSSSMASVCGTSLALMDAGVPIKASVAGIAMGLVKEGDDFVVLSDILGDEDHLGDMDFKVAGTTEGITALQMDIKIEGITQEIMQIALNQAKAARVHILGVMDEAISGHREEISEFAPRIHTMKVSVDKIRDIIGKGGATIRQLTEETGTTIEIEDDGTVKIAATDGDQAKDAINRINALTAEIEVGSVYTGKVVRIVDFGAFVNVLPGKDGLVHISQISEERVNNVSDVLSEGQEVTVKVLEVDRQGRVRLSIKEAAEKPAGEEAPAAE
- a CDS encoding TonB-dependent receptor domain-containing protein, whose translation is MFSNSKVAKSIRLAMAFGAVSATAISANAVAAEQEEEVERISVTGSSIKRTDMEGALPITTLSSEDIVRSGVTSVPDLMAQLPSMQGFTTAADSVGGGGGGIQSASLRALGDEYTLVLLNGRRMASSDSGGVIDLNQIPLAAIERVEVLMDGASALYGSDAIAGVVNFIMKDDLQETNVSVRYDRPQEKGGSSYNFSISTGYGDLSTDGFNVMMAYSHDSKEQLKSKDRDFANTGILDFSHNGEDYTLVQGSANAGPGNAYAHYQQFDADGNLVYQKEYDENGDWTGGYTDQLDLATVSFNPYREQNGECGPNSAPSGTTCVFDYTSTLEIAPEYERDNLFLQGKLEISDDLQAYANYSWSKFDMITRIAPYPSLEFGLDMDGSLAQNEVIPHIPELDNANLADGRTYGELDNLTARWRTLPGGNRTDSIETTTHHAVMGLKGDINDIAFDVSLTFSEADRKTDRLTGYPLDTEFRELLAAGTVNVFGTFEDLTDEQNQAVKDTMYSGPWDRTETSSISLEGQASTAVMELPAGDMYVGVGGDYREVEYKATNADANTNEIIFLDGASDEYDLSRETYGMFVEAVIPVFDNFEVTAAVRYDNVGKITNDMAEEGTSKTVNKDVDDTTYKISAAYRPNDDWLVRASIGTGFKAATMKQIASPREDFGVTSDTYLCPQGLAGNLAALCKPEPTQYEVWREGNADLKPETSEQMSAGFVYAPSNEFSFALDYWNVELKDKVERLTQPQIFNDPVTYAHLFTTKTNGEGTEDLAIIQAASNIGVSKNSGIDWALELTNELSFGTLKTSFAGTYVIESKSLRVGTGGSTGEEAIWDSSLGRFGIDEEVVFRTVARLSNTLTHGDFAHTLNLNYRSGYEDALATGGAVRMGDDINTVAPDIQLYVSSYMKADWVTKYYYNDNLDFSVGINNVFDKQPPLSLRTGGAGHQVGYDPRYVDVYGRTFYMSANYTF
- a CDS encoding sulfite exporter TauE/SafE family protein, producing the protein MDPVLDLTMWLLICGVGFVAGFIDAIAGGGGMLTVPTLLTAGLPPHIALGTNKLASTFGTCTASLTFYRKKLFDPLFWRVSLLTTAIGAVAGTVIVGFLSTEFLEKILPVIIILTAAYTLFAKTMVECPDKLPQKSKKLTAKQGIQGLTLGFYDGIAGPGTGAFWTVSSSALYRINILLSSGLARANNFVSNLCSLLTFVYLGYVNVLLGLMMGLFLMLGAWVGAHSAIKHGNKFIRPIFITVVILMSINLAYNAWFS
- the priC gene encoding primosomal replication protein PriC — encoded protein: MNQNAITRLSAVIQALAEQATATDKHNSTLKSHRLIENNALFSNSLFLSQSDKYLPYALEINRRISELERLMRSGNKMLFTALLENIEQQIQALVNALGANDALHQNANLRLNARAKHYKKSRYQQAAQKMLQPSHQLHQKLAEHHEFERRLLAMITDREQLRDNSHNQSQNNQKLTAEVLALHQRLGRCRQAISTIERDIEFAEKRQ
- a CDS encoding late competence development ComFB family protein: MNISNDIHNYYEKLVVQHFTAGKFDDKYDADFLADLTCIVLNQLPTRYIRHEVDMSFYLPASERFEMESNVKAAVAKALEFMKSQPVSK
- a CDS encoding flagellar brake domain-containing protein is translated as MTVTALKQQENFFELLPGKSLDLQINHPLQVRLKLQLIGYEMGKYIILKHPGDQASYRDVLVEGNVVIVRYILEGSKGQCFAFRTTIRNISMFPEKFLILDYPKSIENRDLRLHQRYATNIPATIVPDDKGGATGTRIEGIIADISPQGCSFTFLSDNSAIKVNQRDIFIYIQSSLDGITKIPARVRNSRYERGKVNVGVQFTNSEQQMKNFLAKLFLISEFE